In the Mesorhizobium sp. WSM2240 genome, TCCCTACCCGCCACGCTCCGACTCCTCTGCTCGTTGCGACCCTGCCTGACTGTCAAGGGAAGCCTGCCGCGGCGACCACCATCATCTTCAGGCCGTCGCCAGCTTCCGCTCGATTCCAACGCTCTCAAGTGCCCACGGCCAGTTCGAAGCGCGTCCTATCCCCTGCACGGCAGCATGCTCAATCCTTGTCGCACGAGCAAGATATTGGCCTACCGGCAATCGCTTCGTGATCGTTGCTGTCCAGTGTCCGACAATATCGCACACGCACCGTTGCAGAGTCGCATCCATCACAAGGGTTTTCTCATTTGGCACGGCACGTGCGCGGCCATCTGCAAACACGCACGGGCCAAGGAGAAGATGTTCCATGATCACCTCACCGAAAGCTACCGTCGCCGCGGGTGTCTCAGGTATGTCCAAGGGTGACGCTCGAGTGAGGCCCGGCAACATGAATGCGGTTGCTCATCCGGCTCGGCGCTGCCCGCCGCTCCACCTTCTCCCACGACGATCGGGCGACACGGGGAAGAAGCGCCTTCAAAGTGAGGAACAAATCGCTTTGCCCCGAAACTCGCCTCCGGTCCCGCCCCCGCCGCCGTCAATGAAACTTCAGCCTGGCTGGCTTCGCAGGACGCTTGCTGCGACCGCGCTCGCCTTGGTGGCGAGCACTCCGGTTCTGGCCGCCACCGATGACGGCAAGGTGACGCACTTCCTGCTCGACAACGGCATGGAGGTGGTCGTCGTCCCCGATCACCGCGCGCCGATCGTCACCCATATGGTGTGGTACAAGGTGGGCAGCGCCGACGAGCCGCTGGGCAAATCAGGCATTGCCCATTTCTTCGAACATCTGATGTTCAAGGCGACGACCGACCACGCCGCAGGCGACCTCGGCCGCGCCGTCTCTGCCATCGGTGGCTGGAGCAATGCCTTTACCTCCAACGACTATACCGCCTATTTCGAGACGGTGGCGCCTTCAGCGTTGGAGCAGATGATGCGCTTCGAGGCCGATCGCATGTTCAACCTCGTCCTCACCGATGATGATATCGAGACCGAGCGCGACGTGGTCCTGGAGGAGCGCCGTTCGAGCGTCGACAACGATCCGCAGGCGGTGCTGCAAGAGGAAATCGACGCCACCTTGTGGCGGAACCATCCCTACCGCATCCCGGTCATCGGCTGGATGCACGAGATGGAGAAGCTGAACCGGACCGATGCCCTCACCTTCTACGGTTTATATACGCCCAAGAATGCCGTGCTGGTGGTGACCGGCGATGTCGAGCCGGAGACGGTGAAGGCGCTCGCCGAAAAGACCTATGGTAGATTCCCCCGCGGACCGAACCTGTCGCCGCGCATCCGCCCGGCCGAGCCGGAGCAGAATACCAGGCGCACGGTGACGCTGGCCGACGCGCGTGTTTCGGCGCCCGGCTTTTCCACGCATTGGGTGGTGCCGTCCTATAACACGGCCGAGCCCGGCGAGGCTGAGGCACTCGACCTCCTGGCGGAGATCCTCGGCCGCGGCAATCGCAGCCGCCTCTACCAACAACTGGTGGTGAAACAGGGCCTTGCCGCCGAGGCCGGCGCGTATTTCGAGGGCACCACGCTGGATGCCACCGCCTTCACCATCTACGGCTCGCCGCGCGGCGATGCCAAGCTCGCCGATCTGGAAGCGGCGGCCGACGCGGAGATCGCCCGCATCATCAAGGACGGTGTGACCGATGACGAGCTGGAAAAGGCCAAGAACCGCTATGTCCGCTCGCTGATCTTCGCCCGCGACGAGCAGCTCTACATGGCCATTTTGTATGGCTCCGCGCTTGCCACCGGCGGCAGCGTGCAGGACGTCCAGGAACGGCCGGACCGCATCCGCAAGGTCACCGCCGACCAGGTGAAGGCCGTCGCCGCCCGCTATCTCGAGCTCGACCATTCGACCACCGGCTATCTCTTGCCCAAAACGGAGAAGTGAGATGATGACGAACCAACATCGCGGCGCCTTTGCATGCGCTTTGCCCTCTCCCGTTGTGGGAGAAGGGAGGCCCAAGCGCCACGCCACTCCGTTGGCGACCCTTGTCTTCGCCATTCTCTTCCTCATCCCGACGGCGCTCACCGCCCATGCTGCGATGACTATCCAGGAGGTGAAATCTGAAAAGGGCATCACCGCCTGGCTGGTGGAGGACCATACGGTGCCGATCATCACCATCCAGTTCGCCTTCGACGGCGGCGCCACGCAGGATCCGGCCGGCCAGGAGGGGCTCGCCAATCTGATGACCGGTCTGTTCGCCGAGGGCGCCGGCGATCTCGACAGCGACGCCTTCCAGGTGAAGCTCGAAGATACGGGCGTCGAGATGAGCTTCGAGGCGCAGCGCGATGGCATTTATGGCTCGATGCGCATGCTATCCGAACAGCAGGACGCCGCTTTGGATCTGCTTCGGCTCGCGGTCAACAGGCCGCGCTTCGACCAGGCGCCGATCGACCGCACCCGCGCCCAGGTGCTGACCGGCATCATCGCCAATGAGCGCGACCCCGAGGCGATCGCCAAGCGCAAATGGCTGCGCGCGATCTATGGCGCACATCCTTATTCGCGGCCGGACGAAGGCACCAAAGAGAGCCTCGCCGCCATCACACCGGCCGATCTCAGGGCCTTCCACGAGGCCATTTTTGCCCGCG is a window encoding:
- a CDS encoding pitrilysin family protein, with translation MTNQHRGAFACALPSPVVGEGRPKRHATPLATLVFAILFLIPTALTAHAAMTIQEVKSEKGITAWLVEDHTVPIITIQFAFDGGATQDPAGQEGLANLMTGLFAEGAGDLDSDAFQVKLEDTGVEMSFEAQRDGIYGSMRMLSEQQDAALDLLRLAVNRPRFDQAPIDRTRAQVLTGIIANERDPEAIAKRKWLRAIYGAHPYSRPDEGTKESLAAITPADLRAFHEAIFARDGLHVAVVGDIDAKTLGRKLDQLFGDLPQKQTLAPVADVDPKLGQQVAVDYDLPQTSLKLAFPGVKRSAPDFYAAVLLNQILGNSAFTSRLWDEVREKRGLAYGAYSRLVDHQHSNVLVVKTATRSDCAAETLKLVREVVKEMADEGPTEAELEASKKYVIGAYAILNLGSSRSMAATLVDLQLDKLGIDYIQRRAALINQVTLDEVKAAARKLLSTEPAIMVVGPPLGGKG
- a CDS encoding pitrilysin family protein yields the protein MKLQPGWLRRTLAATALALVASTPVLAATDDGKVTHFLLDNGMEVVVVPDHRAPIVTHMVWYKVGSADEPLGKSGIAHFFEHLMFKATTDHAAGDLGRAVSAIGGWSNAFTSNDYTAYFETVAPSALEQMMRFEADRMFNLVLTDDDIETERDVVLEERRSSVDNDPQAVLQEEIDATLWRNHPYRIPVIGWMHEMEKLNRTDALTFYGLYTPKNAVLVVTGDVEPETVKALAEKTYGRFPRGPNLSPRIRPAEPEQNTRRTVTLADARVSAPGFSTHWVVPSYNTAEPGEAEALDLLAEILGRGNRSRLYQQLVVKQGLAAEAGAYFEGTTLDATAFTIYGSPRGDAKLADLEAAADAEIARIIKDGVTDDELEKAKNRYVRSLIFARDEQLYMAILYGSALATGGSVQDVQERPDRIRKVTADQVKAVAARYLELDHSTTGYLLPKTEK